One Pectobacterium polaris DNA window includes the following coding sequences:
- the brnQ gene encoding branched-chain amino acid transport system II carrier protein produces MSHRLTSKDIVALGFMTFALFVGAGNIIFPPMVGLQAGEHVWTAALGFLLTAVGLPVLTVIALARVGGGVDALSSPIGKKAGVVLATVCYLAVGPLFATPRTATVSFEVGLAPLVGNGASPLLIYSLIYFAIVIAISLYPGKLLDTVGHVLAPLKIIALAVLGIAAVLWPAGSPIPATETYEQLPFSNGFVNGYLTMDTLGAMVFGIVIVNAARSRGVTSSVLLTRYTMWAGLIAGIGLTLVYLSLFQLGSVSGELVPQAQNGAEILHAYVQHSFGNMGSSFLALLIFIACLVTAVGLTCACAEFFAQYLPLSYRTLVFVLGTFSMVVSNLGLSHLIQLSIPVLTAIYPPCIILVLLSFTLRWWNSASRIVAPVMLVSLLFGMIDGVKSSAFKSLLPEWSLNLPLSEQGLAWLPPSLLILLVAVIYDRLCGRQEVTVHQ; encoded by the coding sequence ATGAGTCATCGTTTAACTTCCAAAGATATCGTGGCATTAGGTTTTATGACCTTTGCTTTGTTCGTGGGGGCAGGAAATATTATTTTTCCGCCTATGGTGGGATTGCAGGCCGGAGAGCACGTTTGGACCGCAGCGCTCGGCTTTCTGCTGACGGCGGTTGGCCTACCGGTGTTGACCGTGATCGCGCTTGCCCGGGTTGGTGGTGGCGTTGATGCGCTGAGCTCGCCGATTGGTAAAAAGGCCGGTGTTGTTCTGGCGACCGTGTGCTATTTGGCCGTTGGGCCACTGTTCGCAACGCCGCGCACGGCAACCGTCTCGTTTGAAGTCGGTCTGGCGCCTTTGGTCGGCAACGGAGCCTCTCCGCTGCTGATTTATAGCCTGATTTATTTTGCCATTGTGATCGCGATTTCCCTGTATCCGGGCAAACTGCTGGATACGGTTGGTCATGTGCTGGCACCGTTGAAGATCATTGCTCTGGCGGTACTGGGTATTGCCGCGGTGCTGTGGCCTGCCGGTTCGCCTATCCCGGCGACAGAAACGTATGAGCAACTGCCGTTCTCTAATGGTTTTGTTAACGGCTATCTGACGATGGATACGCTGGGCGCAATGGTCTTTGGCATCGTGATCGTTAATGCTGCGCGCTCGCGTGGGGTGACCAGCTCTGTGCTACTGACGCGTTACACCATGTGGGCGGGGTTGATTGCCGGTATTGGCCTGACATTAGTCTATTTGAGCCTGTTCCAGCTCGGTTCCGTCAGCGGTGAATTGGTGCCGCAGGCGCAGAACGGTGCTGAAATTCTCCATGCCTATGTGCAACATTCGTTTGGCAATATGGGAAGCAGCTTCCTGGCGTTGTTAATCTTCATCGCGTGTCTGGTGACGGCGGTGGGGCTGACTTGTGCCTGTGCTGAATTCTTTGCGCAATACCTGCCGTTGTCTTACCGCACGCTGGTATTTGTGTTGGGAACGTTCTCGATGGTGGTGTCTAATCTGGGCTTAAGCCATCTGATTCAACTTTCCATTCCTGTACTGACGGCGATTTATCCACCGTGTATCATTCTGGTTTTATTGAGCTTTACGCTGCGTTGGTGGAATAGCGCTTCACGTATTGTGGCCCCGGTCATGTTAGTCAGTCTGTTATTTGGCATGATTGATGGTGTAAAATCGTCGGCCTTCAAATCGCTGTTGCCAGAGTGGAGCCTCAACCTGCCGCTGAGCGAGCAAGGGTTGGCTTGGCTGCCACCATCACTGCTGATTTTACTGGTTGCGGTGATTTACGACAGACTTTGTGGTCGTCAGGAAGTTACGGTACATCAATAA
- a CDS encoding cobalamin-independent methionine synthase II family protein, whose protein sequence is MANTLSPFRADTVGSFLRPAAIKEARLQHQAGEIDDVALRSIEDREILRVVEKQREAGLQVVTDGELRRAWWHFDFFADLNGVERYEADHGIQFNGIQTKSHAIRVVDKVSFNSQHPMLDHFRYLNSISGDAVAKMTIPSPSVMHFRGGRKAIDATVYPDLADYFDDLAQTWRDAIHAFYDAGCRFLQLDDTVWAYLCSDDQKRQIRERGEDPAQLARTYADVLNTALADKPADLVIGLHVCRGNFRSTWISEGGYEPVAEILFGEVNVDAFFLEYDTERAGGFEPLRFVKPGHQQVVLGLITTKNGELEEAEVVQARIAEAAKYVNLSQICLSPQCGFASTEEGNSLTEEQQWNKLKLVVDIANRVW, encoded by the coding sequence ATGGCGAACACCTTATCCCCTTTCCGTGCCGATACCGTCGGCAGTTTCTTGCGTCCAGCAGCGATTAAGGAAGCACGTCTTCAGCATCAGGCAGGCGAGATTGATGATGTTGCGCTGCGTAGCATTGAAGATCGCGAGATTCTGCGGGTGGTAGAAAAGCAGCGTGAAGCGGGCCTACAGGTTGTGACGGATGGTGAACTGCGTCGCGCCTGGTGGCACTTCGACTTCTTTGCCGACTTGAACGGCGTGGAGCGCTACGAAGCCGATCACGGTATTCAATTCAACGGTATTCAGACCAAATCCCATGCGATTCGCGTTGTGGATAAAGTGAGCTTCAATTCCCAGCATCCGATGCTCGATCATTTCCGCTACCTGAACAGCATTTCTGGCGATGCGGTCGCTAAAATGACGATTCCAAGCCCTAGCGTGATGCATTTCCGCGGCGGCCGCAAAGCGATTGATGCGACGGTTTATCCCGATCTGGCGGACTATTTCGACGATTTGGCACAAACCTGGCGCGATGCGATTCACGCATTTTATGACGCAGGCTGCCGCTTCCTGCAACTGGATGACACCGTGTGGGCTTACCTGTGCTCTGACGATCAAAAACGCCAGATCCGTGAACGTGGTGAAGATCCAGCACAGCTGGCACGGACCTATGCTGATGTGCTGAACACAGCGCTGGCTGATAAGCCTGCGGATCTGGTGATCGGTTTGCACGTCTGTCGCGGTAATTTCCGCTCCACCTGGATTTCTGAAGGCGGGTACGAGCCTGTGGCAGAAATTCTGTTTGGCGAAGTGAATGTCGATGCGTTCTTCCTGGAATACGATACCGAGAGAGCCGGCGGGTTTGAGCCGCTGCGTTTTGTGAAGCCGGGTCATCAACAGGTGGTACTGGGACTGATCACCACGAAGAACGGTGAGCTGGAAGAGGCAGAAGTCGTGCAGGCGCGTATCGCGGAAGCGGCAAAATATGTCAATCTCAGCCAGATTTGCCTGAGCCCGCAGTGTGGCTTCGCTTCAACGGAAGAGGGCAATAGCCTGACGGAAGAGCAGCAGTGGAATAAGCTGAAACTTGTTGTGGATATCGCCAATCGCGTGTGGTGA
- a CDS encoding acyl carrier protein phosphodiesterase → MNFLAHLHLATLADSSLLGNLMADFVRGNPQDSYADEIVAGIRLHRRVDSLTDSLPEVKQARQYFSDEFRRVSPITLDVLWDHYLARHWLQLVPDTPLQTFIDGAQSQIEPHLALTPERFQNLNRYLWPERWMTRYAELPFIADVLHRMSVRRPKLAALSGSFQDIEQHYHQFETLFWQFYPRMMQLAKAQKL, encoded by the coding sequence ATGAATTTTCTTGCCCACCTCCACCTGGCCACGCTGGCCGACAGCTCCCTATTAGGTAATCTGATGGCGGATTTCGTGCGCGGCAACCCGCAGGATAGCTACGCTGACGAGATCGTCGCGGGTATTCGCCTGCATCGTCGCGTTGATTCACTGACCGACAGCCTGCCGGAAGTCAAACAGGCGCGTCAGTATTTCAGCGATGAATTCCGCCGCGTTTCACCGATTACGCTAGATGTCCTGTGGGATCACTATCTTGCACGTCACTGGCTACAGCTGGTGCCGGATACGCCCTTACAAACCTTTATTGACGGTGCGCAATCACAAATCGAGCCGCATCTGGCCCTGACGCCTGAACGCTTTCAGAATCTGAATCGCTATCTGTGGCCGGAACGCTGGATGACCCGTTACGCAGAGCTGCCGTTTATCGCCGATGTGCTGCACAGAATGTCGGTACGCCGCCCAAAACTGGCTGCGCTGTCCGGCTCTTTTCAGGATATCGAGCAGCACTATCACCAATTTGAAACACTCTTCTGGCAGTTTTATCCACGGATGATGCAATTAGCGAAAGCGCAGAAACTGTAA
- a CDS encoding peroxiredoxin C, with translation MVLVTRQAPDFTAAAVLGSGEIVENFNLKKHINGKAAVIFFWPMDFTFVCPSELIAFDHRYAEFKKRGVEVVGVSFDSEFVHNAWRKTPVDKGGIGEVQYAMVADIKREIQKAYGIEHPEAGVALRGSFLVDKNGVVRHQVVNDLPLGRNIDEMLRTVDALQFHEEHGEVCPAQWEKGKSGMGASPDGVAKYLSENADKL, from the coding sequence ATGGTCCTGGTAACTCGTCAAGCCCCAGACTTCACCGCAGCTGCCGTTTTAGGCAGTGGCGAAATCGTCGAAAATTTCAACCTGAAGAAGCACATCAACGGTAAAGCTGCCGTGATCTTTTTCTGGCCGATGGACTTCACCTTCGTTTGTCCGTCAGAGCTGATTGCTTTCGATCACCGCTATGCCGAGTTCAAGAAACGCGGTGTAGAAGTGGTTGGCGTTTCCTTCGACTCCGAGTTTGTTCACAACGCATGGCGTAAAACCCCTGTGGACAAAGGCGGCATCGGCGAAGTGCAATACGCGATGGTTGCTGATATCAAGCGCGAAATCCAGAAGGCCTACGGCATTGAGCACCCAGAAGCAGGTGTTGCACTGCGTGGTTCTTTCCTGGTCGACAAAAACGGCGTAGTTCGTCACCAGGTGGTGAACGATCTGCCGCTGGGTCGTAACATCGATGAAATGCTGCGTACCGTTGACGCCCTGCAATTCCACGAAGAGCACGGCGAAGTGTGCCCGGCGCAGTGGGAAAAAGGTAAATCCGGTATGGGCGCGTCACCAGACGGCGTAGCGAAATACCTGTCTGAGAACGCAGACAAGCTGTAA
- a CDS encoding mechanosensitive ion channel family protein, whose product MQQNLTLWLREAEIQHASIIALLIVLGLILLISAVIHLILHQVVLKRMVLRSLNKPGKTEGHGWKQALTQHNLFNRLAFLLQGVILNIQVFVWLPTQSETRETLIICSQVWIMIFALLSLFSLLDVLLNVSARTKVAAQLPLRGIFQSLKLIATIVISIMVVSLLIGKSPLILISGLGAMAAVLMLVFKDPIMGLVAGIQLSANDMLTLGDWLEMPKYGADGAVIDIGLTTVKVRNWDNTVTTIPTYALVSDSFKNWRSMSESGGRRIKRSINIDTTSVHFMTEDEQARLLRSKLLSPYIQNKKSELEQHNAQSDSDLTSPLNGRRLTNLGTFRAYLQVYLRTHPGIHKGMTLMVRQLAPTSEGVPLEIYAFTNTTAWVDYESIQSDIFDHIFAILPEFDLRVHQIPTGHDMRVMAQQMTTPKA is encoded by the coding sequence ATGCAACAAAACCTCACGCTGTGGCTGAGAGAAGCTGAGATACAACACGCGAGCATCATTGCGTTACTGATTGTTCTTGGGCTGATATTGCTCATTTCTGCCGTCATCCACCTGATTTTGCATCAGGTTGTGCTGAAAAGAATGGTACTGCGTTCGCTCAATAAGCCTGGAAAAACCGAGGGGCATGGGTGGAAACAGGCACTGACGCAACACAACTTGTTTAACCGGCTGGCCTTCTTGCTGCAAGGGGTGATCCTGAATATTCAGGTCTTTGTGTGGCTTCCTACGCAGAGTGAAACCCGCGAAACGCTGATCATCTGTTCCCAGGTGTGGATCATGATCTTTGCGCTGCTGTCCCTATTTTCGCTCCTTGATGTTCTGCTCAACGTTTCCGCCCGAACCAAAGTCGCGGCCCAATTGCCTCTGCGCGGTATCTTCCAGAGTCTGAAGCTGATCGCCACCATCGTTATCAGCATTATGGTGGTGTCACTGCTCATCGGGAAATCACCGCTGATTCTGATCAGTGGGTTAGGCGCGATGGCCGCCGTCCTGATGTTAGTGTTCAAAGATCCGATTATGGGATTGGTTGCAGGAATCCAACTCTCTGCCAACGACATGTTAACGCTGGGTGACTGGCTCGAAATGCCGAAATACGGTGCTGACGGGGCCGTTATCGATATCGGGCTGACAACGGTAAAAGTGAGAAACTGGGACAATACCGTCACTACCATTCCCACCTACGCGTTAGTCTCCGATTCTTTTAAGAACTGGCGTTCGATGTCCGAATCTGGGGGCAGGCGCATCAAGCGCAGTATCAATATCGATACCACCAGCGTGCATTTTATGACGGAAGACGAGCAGGCCCGATTGCTGCGCAGCAAATTACTGTCGCCTTATATTCAGAACAAGAAGAGCGAACTGGAGCAGCACAATGCACAGTCCGATTCCGACCTGACATCACCGCTGAATGGCCGTCGTTTGACGAATTTAGGCACGTTTCGCGCCTACCTTCAGGTTTATCTGCGCACCCATCCGGGTATTCATAAAGGCATGACGCTGATGGTGCGGCAACTTGCGCCAACGTCAGAAGGGGTACCGCTGGAAATTTATGCGTTTACCAACACGACCGCTTGGGTCGATTACGAAAGCATTCAGTCTGATATTTTCGACCATATTTTTGCGATCTTACCGGAATTCGATCTCCGCGTTCATCAAATACCAACCGGCCACGATATGCGGGTCATGGCACAGCAAATGACGACCCCGAAAGCGTAA